A genomic segment from Triticum dicoccoides isolate Atlit2015 ecotype Zavitan chromosome 1A, WEW_v2.0, whole genome shotgun sequence encodes:
- the LOC119364156 gene encoding uncharacterized protein LOC119364156 — translation MLLCCSVITGWDGDLAFLFIVLSVATFFVQDHPDREVLQAMRLGMYCNADHMAKMVVAATEFRALRSSVNPDAETKRRVPWDHEVYKAKEEECHLLSSKIFFFAGE, via the exons ATGCTCCTCTGCTGCTCCGTCATCACAGGGTGGGACGGCGACCTCGCCTTCCTGTTCATTGTTCTGTCGGTAGCGACGTTCTTTGTCCAGGATCATCCGGACAGGGAGGTCCTCCAGGCCATGCGTCTAGGCATGTACTGCAACGCCGACCACATGGCTAAGATGGTCGTTGCCGCAACCGAGTTCCGTGCTCTCCGTTCTTCAGTAAATCCAG ATGCGGAAACTAAAAGGCGAGTACCATGGGATCATGAAGTATATAAAGCAAAGGAGGAGGAGTGCCATCTCCTCTCCAGCAAGATATTTTTTTTTGCTGGGGAATGA